In Rubrivirga marina, the following are encoded in one genomic region:
- a CDS encoding cupin domain-containing protein gives MDSPPFADASALPWQPVAPGVERQVLAHDDGLMLVRVRFEAGAVGTVHPHPHRQVSYVETGVFEVEVGDERRVLRAGDGFVVAPDVLHGVVAHEAGVLLDVFSPAREEFLD, from the coding sequence ATGGACTCGCCGCCCTTCGCGGACGCCTCCGCCCTTCCCTGGCAGCCCGTCGCCCCCGGCGTGGAGCGGCAGGTCCTCGCCCATGACGACGGGCTCATGTTGGTCCGCGTGCGGTTCGAGGCCGGCGCCGTCGGCACGGTCCACCCGCATCCCCACCGGCAGGTGAGCTACGTCGAGACGGGCGTCTTCGAGGTCGAGGTTGGAGACGAGCGCCGGGTGCTCCGGGCCGGCGACGGCTTCGTCGTGGCGCCCGACGTCCTGCACGGCGTCGTCGCGCACGAGGCCGGCGTGTTGCTCGACGTCTTCAGTCCGGCGCGTGAGGAGTTTTTGGACTAG
- a CDS encoding nuclear transport factor 2 family protein, whose protein sequence is MSPRAVIERWVEAFNAADVDAIAALYAPDAVNHQVVADPVEGREAIRAMFVREFAEADMTCLVEHLFEDGEWAILEWRDPLGLRGCGFFHVVGGRIAFQRGYFDRLSFLRQQGLPLPTE, encoded by the coding sequence GTGAGCCCCCGCGCGGTCATCGAGCGGTGGGTCGAGGCGTTCAACGCCGCCGACGTCGACGCCATCGCGGCGCTCTACGCGCCCGACGCCGTGAACCACCAGGTCGTGGCGGACCCGGTCGAGGGGCGTGAGGCGATCCGCGCGATGTTCGTCCGCGAGTTCGCCGAGGCCGACATGACGTGCCTCGTGGAGCACCTGTTCGAGGACGGCGAGTGGGCGATCCTGGAGTGGCGCGACCCGCTCGGCCTCCGCGGCTGTGGCTTCTTCCACGTCGTCGGCGGGCGGATCGCGTTCCAGCGCGGGTACTTCGACAGGCTGTCGTTCCTCCGCCAGCAGGGTCTCCCGCTCCCGACGGAGTAG
- the clpX gene encoding ATP-dependent Clp protease ATP-binding subunit ClpX produces MPPGGDDVIRCSFCSRTAHEVTSMVAGPDVYICDRCIHDASGIVRGDLQAYVPPGTAGTGRRTPAGRPRRMTPREIKAALDEHVIGQDLAKRALSVAVYNHYKRIEAEEYLHAYDDVELEKSNILLLGPSGTGKTLLARTLAKILDVPFSIADATALTEAGYVGEDVESILSHLLQAADYDVERAERGIIYVDEVDKLSRKGDNASITRDVSGEGVQQALLKMLEGTVAGVPPKGGRKHPEQSLVQFDTKNVLFICGGAFDGLAPQIARRLSHGQIGFQHNGPSAVDPKDPTLFRHAEPDDLLRYGLIPELIGRLPVLTALDALTPDDLRRILTDPKNALVRQYQKLFAMDGIDLLLDDDALDAVVERAVALETGARGLRSVMEGALLDLMFDAPEAHAGAVCRITAATITDGTPPIYEERKASA; encoded by the coding sequence ATGCCCCCCGGCGGCGACGACGTCATCCGCTGCTCGTTCTGCAGCCGCACGGCCCACGAGGTCACCTCGATGGTGGCCGGGCCCGACGTCTACATCTGCGACCGCTGCATCCACGACGCCTCGGGCATCGTGCGGGGCGACCTTCAGGCGTACGTCCCGCCCGGCACCGCGGGCACGGGCCGCCGCACGCCGGCCGGCCGGCCGCGCCGGATGACGCCCCGCGAGATCAAGGCGGCCCTCGACGAGCACGTCATCGGCCAGGACCTCGCCAAGCGCGCGCTCTCCGTCGCCGTCTACAACCACTACAAGCGGATCGAGGCCGAGGAGTACCTCCACGCCTACGACGACGTCGAACTCGAGAAGTCGAACATCCTCCTGCTCGGGCCGTCCGGGACCGGCAAGACGCTCCTCGCGCGGACGCTCGCCAAGATCCTCGACGTCCCGTTCTCCATCGCCGACGCCACGGCGCTCACCGAGGCCGGCTACGTCGGCGAGGACGTCGAGTCGATCCTCTCGCACTTGCTCCAGGCGGCCGACTACGACGTCGAGCGGGCCGAGCGCGGGATCATCTACGTCGACGAGGTCGACAAGCTCTCGCGCAAGGGCGACAACGCGTCCATCACGCGCGACGTGTCGGGCGAGGGCGTCCAGCAGGCGCTCCTCAAGATGCTCGAGGGCACCGTCGCGGGCGTCCCGCCGAAGGGCGGGCGGAAGCACCCCGAGCAGTCGCTCGTCCAGTTCGACACGAAGAACGTCCTGTTCATCTGCGGCGGCGCCTTCGACGGGCTCGCGCCCCAGATCGCGCGGCGGCTCTCGCACGGCCAGATCGGGTTCCAGCACAACGGGCCGTCGGCCGTCGACCCCAAGGACCCGACGCTCTTCCGCCACGCCGAGCCCGACGACCTCCTCCGCTACGGGCTCATCCCCGAGCTCATCGGCCGGCTCCCGGTCCTCACGGCGCTCGACGCGCTCACCCCGGACGACCTCCGGCGGATCCTGACGGACCCCAAGAACGCGCTCGTGCGGCAGTACCAGAAGCTGTTCGCGATGGACGGCATCGACCTCCTGCTCGACGACGACGCCCTCGACGCGGTCGTCGAGCGGGCCGTCGCGCTCGAGACCGGCGCGCGCGGGCTCCGGTCGGTGATGGAGGGCGCCCTCCTCGACCTCATGTTCGACGCGCCCGAGGCCCACGCCGGTGCCGTCTGCCGGATCACGGCCGCGACCATCACCGACGGCACCCCGCCGATCTATGAGGAACGCAAGGCGTCGGCGTAG